A genomic window from Nicotiana sylvestris chromosome 11, ASM39365v2, whole genome shotgun sequence includes:
- the LOC104241010 gene encoding glucomannan 4-beta-mannosyltransferase 2-like, whose product MAESTFQATASDIAGQIGMMWEVLKAPLLVPLLRAAVYICLVMELMLFIERLYMGIVIVIVKLFMKKPDKRYKWEPMADDDLEIGSADFPKVLVQIPMFNEREVYKISIGAACNLSWPSDRLVIQVLDDSTDPIIKDMVETECLRWASKGLNITYQIRESRGGYKAGALKEGLKHNYVKDCEYVVIFDADFRPEPDFLRRSIPFLVHNPEIALVQGRWRFVNANECLLTRMQEMSLDYHFTVEQEVGSSTHAFFGFNGTGGIWRIAAINEAGGWKDRTTVEDMDLAVRASLKGWKFVYLGDLQVKSELPSTFKAFRFQQHRWSCGPANLFRKMVMEIVRNKRVNVWKKFYVIYSFFFVRKIIAHMVTFFFFCVVLPLTLLVPEVEVPLWGAIYIPCIITTLNSVGTPRSIHLLFYWILFENVMAFHRTKATFIGLLEAKRANEWVVTEKLGDTLKNKEKSKPAKKARGPLFGDRILPQELGFAVFLFFCGLYDVLYGKRVYFIYVFLQVITFTIAGFGYVGTIVPS is encoded by the exons ATGGCGGAATCAACTTTTCAGGCGACTGCTTCTGATATTGCTGGGCAAATAGGGATGATGTGGGAAGTATTAAAGGCGCCATTGTTAGTGCCATTGTTGAGGGCAGCTGTGTACATTTGTTTAGTAATGGAGTTAATGCTTTTTATTGAGAGGCTTTATATGGGAATAGTAATTGTTATTGTTAAGCTTTTTATGAAAAAACCAGATAAAAGGTATAAATGGGAACCAATGGCTGATGATGATTTGGAAATTGGTAGTGCTGATTTTCCAAAAGTTCTTGTTCAAATCCCTATGTTTAATGAAAGAGAG GTTTATAAGATCTCCATTGGAGCTGCGTGTAACCTTTCATGGCCGTCGGATCGACTCGTTATTCAGGTTCTTGATGATTCTACTGATCCTATCATTAAG GATATGGTTGAGACAGAATGTCTAAGGTGGGCAAGCAAAGGACTTAACATAACGTACCAAATAAGAGAATCCCGCGGTGGTTACAAAGCTGGAGCACTTAAAGAAGGATTAAAGCATAATTATGTCAAAGATTGCGAGTACGTCGTTATTTTCGACGCTGATTTCCGACCCGAACCCGATTTTCTCCGTCGATCCATCCCGTTTCTGGTACATAACCCGGAAATTGCCCTGGTTCAGGGTAGATGGCGATTTG TGAATGCAAATGAGTGTCTATTGACAAGAATGCAAGAGATGTCACTAGATTACCATTTTACAGTGGAGCAAGAAGTGGGCTCATCTACTCATGCATTTTTCGGTTTCAATG GAACTGGTGGGATATGGAGAATAGCAGCCATTAATGAAGCTGGTGGATGGAAGGACAGAACAACTGTTGAGGATATGGACCTTGCAGTTAGAGCTAGTCTTAAGGGCTGGAAGTTTGTTTACCTTGGTGACCTCCAG GTGAAAAGTGAACTTCCCAGTACATTCAAAGCCTTCCGTTTTCAGCAACATCGTTGGTCTTGTGGCCCTGCCAATTTGTTCAGGAAAATGGTGATGGAGATTGTTAGGAACAAG AGAGTGAATGTTTGGAAGAAGTTTTATGTGATCTACAGCTTCTTTTTCGTCCGGAAGATCATAGCTCACATGGTTACATTTTTCTTCTTCTGTGTTGTTCTTCCATTGACACTTTTGGTTCCTGAAGTTGAAGTCCCACTATGGGGTGCCATTTACATCCCTTGTATCATCACCACTCTCAACTCTGTTGGAACTCCAAG GTCAATTCATTTACTGTTTTATTGGATTCTCTTCGAGAACGTGATGGCTTTCCACCGAACCAAGGCTACATTCATTGGTTTGCTCGAGGCAAAGAGGGCCAACGAATGGGTTGTGACAGAGAAACTAGGTGATACTCTCAAGAACAAAGAGAAGTCGAAACCAGCCAAGAAAGCCCGAGGACCTCTATTTGGAGACAG GATTCTTCCACAAGAATTGGGATTTGCAGTGTTCCTTTTCTTCTGTGGTTTATATGATGTTCTTTATGGGAAGCGAGTGTACTTTATCTATGTCTTCCTGCAAGTCATTACCTTTACCATTGCTGGATTTGGCTACGTTGGCACTATAGTCCCCTCTTAg